The Ancylomarina subtilis DNA segment TTATCGATTGGAGCAAAATTTTATCGACAAATTCAATAATATCAGGCTGGGCAACCAATTTAGCCATCTGCTGCCCACCAAGAAGATCAGGCATAATAACATTATTGGCACCAGCACGCTTAAGCTTATTATCAGACTGAAGCTTGGAAGATCGGGATATGATTCGAATATCAGGATTTAACTCTCTGGCTGTTAGACAAACGTAGACATTTGCGGCGTCATCAGGAATAGCCGTAATCAGCGCCTTGGCTTTTAAAATGTTTGCAGACGTTAAGATCTCTTCCAAAGTGGCATCCCCCTGAATAAACAATAGTTCAGGAATCATTCGTATTTTATCGATACTGGATTCCTTAGAATCAATCACTACAACCTGCTCACCATGATTAAGTAATTCGAGACTTGCCTGACGTCCGTTACGACCAAAACCACAAACGATAACATGATTGCTTAATTTCTCAATTTTTCTAGCCACTCTATAATCTTTTAAATTTCTACGAAAAACACCATCTAATATAAACCGGGTTACTGCTGAAACAATATAACCAAAAATACCAAAACTGGATAATATCAAGAATATTGTAAAAAGCTTTCCATTATCAGAAAGATCATGAACTTCTTTAAAACCAACAGTTGAAATGGTAATAACGGTCATGTATAATGCATCAATAAAATTGTAATC contains these protein-coding regions:
- a CDS encoding potassium channel family protein, which produces MALKGRKVWEENVKTLSFALILMLVVISIGTVGYMHLNDDYNFIDALYMTVITISTVGFKEVHDLSDNGKLFTIFLILSSFGIFGYIVSAVTRFILDGVFRRNLKDYRVARKIEKLSNHVIVCGFGRNGRQASLELLNHGEQVVVIDSKESSIDKIRMIPELLFIQGDATLEEILTSANILKAKALITAIPDDAANVYVCLTARELNPDIRIISRSSKLQSDNKLKRAGANNVIMPDLLGGQQMAKLVAQPDIIEFVDKILLQSIKGVKLIEVSCSNLANCFVGKSILDLNVRNVSGANIIGLKDDEGNYIYNPSPDIILDQKFQLFVLGDSDQLARLNKLLNTGKLTR